From one Camarhynchus parvulus chromosome 25, STF_HiC, whole genome shotgun sequence genomic stretch:
- the SETDB1 gene encoding histone-lysine N-methyltransferase SETDB1 isoform X2, with the protein MDCQDIKELQQEVMEELGISMEELREIIDKEVENSEWVRQRKQQLEELEQCMRHKEEEVAHVDQLIDDAVRAMDKCEMLAKELYSMMGLQYRESSSEDEAPAATEVIEIPDEEDDDVMSVDSGWKRSSSCPRISRDQSLLREAMAAMRKSARDVAKFMDAVNKKTNLQEAQKDAQPPQEPPGTAQPVTVPAAPSNDLNTDGDLKVGMRILGKKRTKTWHKGTLIAIQTVGAGKKYKVKFDNKGKSLLSGNHIAYDYHPSAERHHVGRRVVARYKDGNQMWLYAGIVAETPNVKNKDRFLIFFDDGYASYVKEWELYPVCRPLKKAWEDIEDVSCRDFIEEYITAYPNRPMVLLKNGQLIKTEWEGTWWKSRVEEVDGSLVKILFLEALPMGTSSVSFSFPQEDRRCEWIYRGSTRLEPMFSMKTSTASTQEKKQSGQTRTRPNVGAVRSKGPVVQYTQDLAGAGPQYKTPEPAARPTSPQPAEMECSDTQLAQGRKQVAKKSTSFRPGSVGSGHSSPSSPVLGDTPAAARALPAPQHRVPSSVPSSVPSSVPSSVPSQPFHGMMDRVPNEPSYRAPLEKLFYLPHVCSYACLARVRPVRSDQYRSRNPLLIPLLYDFRRMTARRRVNRKMGFHVLYKTPCGLCLRSMHEIERYLFETDCDFLFLEMFCLDPYVLVDRKFQPYKPYYYIADITKGKEDVPLSCVNEIDSTPPPQVAYSKERIPGKGVYINTSWEFLVGCDCKDGCRDKSRCACHQLTIQASGCTPGGQINPNSGYQHKRLEECLPTGVYECNKRCKCNVNMCTNRLVQHGLQVRLQLFKTQNKGWGIRCLDDIAKGSFVCIYAGKILTDDFADKEGLEMGDEYFANLDHIESVENFKEGYESDAKCSSDNSGVDLKDDDDDEENTGTEELEESNEDSSDDNFCKDENFSTSSVLRSYATRRQTRGQRDHGPSETASKDSGLTRSPSHEEPTTAPPCKLPVSEEISKNKVASWLSSNSVAESLQDSNDASSFRVGEGGETKAVKMEMPAEREKGCASTPGDLNGEAKAPKKEEPEESTKIPGGSSLGRRYGYNPCPPRLEGIRRPISGTVLLQSRRRSLAPPPPSENVLLVSSSTDSEEEHRAGQAPGAANDSDDIQTISSGSEEEEGEDKKNPSSGSGPVKRQVAVKSTRGFALKSTHGIAIKSTPLAAADKGESAGPVRRSTRQFYDGEENCYIIDAKLEGNLGRYLNHSCTPNLFVQNVFVDTHDLRFPWVAFFASKRIRAGTELTWDYNYEVGSVEGKELLCCCGAIDCRGRLL; encoded by the exons ATGGATTGCCAGGACatcaaggagctgcagcaggaggtgatGGAGGAGCTTGGAATCTCCATGGAGGAGCTGCGGGAAATCATCGACAAAGAAGTGGAGAATTCCGAATGGGTGAGGCAGcggaagcagcagctggaggagctggagcagtgcaTGAGGcacaaggaggaggaggtggcccACGTTGACCAGCTCATTGACGATGCTGTGAG GGCCATGGACAAGTGCGAGATGCTGGCCAAGGAGCTGTACTCCATGATGGGCCTGCAGTACCGGGAGAGCAGCTCGGAGGACGAggctccagcagccacagaagTGATCGAGATCCCCGACGAGGAGGATGATGATGTCATGAGCGTGGACTCAGGCTGGAAACGCA GCAGCAGCTGTCCCAGAATCTCCAGGGATCAGAGTCTG ctGAGGGAAGCAATGGCTGCCATGAGGAAATCTGCCCGGGATGTTGCAAAATTCATGGATGCTGTAAACAAGAAAACCAACTTGCAGGAAGCACAGAAAG ATGCACAACCCCCTCAGGaacctcctggcactgcccagcccgtcactgtgcctgcagcccctaGCAATGATCTCAACACTGATGGGGACCTCAAAGTGGgcatgaggattttggggaaaaaaagaaccaagACGTGGCACAAGGGGACGTTGATTGCCATCCAGACAGTTG GTGCTGGCAAGAAATACAAAGTGAAATTTGATAACAAAGGGAAGAGTTTGCTCTCGGGCAACCACATTGCCTACGATTACCACCCATCTGCTGAGAGGCACCACGTGGGCAGGAGGGTGGTGGCCAGGTACAAGGATGGCAATCAGATGTGGCTCTATGCTGGGATCGTGGCTGAAACCCCCAATGTCAAGAATAAAGACAG gttCCTGATTTTCTTTGACGATGGCTACGCGTCGTACGTGAAGGAGTGGGAGCTGTACCCGGTCTGCCGGCCAC TAAAAAAGGCCTGGGAAGACATTGAGGATGTTTCCTGTCGGGATTTCATTGAGGAATACATCACTGCCTACCCCAACCGGCCCATGGTACTGCTGAAGAATGGGCAGCTGATCAAAACCGAGTGGGAAGGCACCTGGTGGAAATCCAGAGTGGAAGAAGTGGATGGAAGTCTggtgaaaatccttttcctg GAAGCTCTTCCCATGGGAACTTCAAgtgtttccttctccttcccacaAGAGGACAGACGTTGTGAGTGGATTTACCGAGGTTCCACACGCCTCGAGCCCATGTTCAGCATGAAAACTTCCACAGCTTCCACccaggaaaagaagcaaagtgGGCAGACCAGGACTCGTCCCAACGTTG GTGCTGTGAGGAGCAAGGGCCCTGTGGTCCAGTACACCCAGGATTTAGCAGGAGCTGGTCCCCAGTACAAGActccagagccagctgcacGTCCCACGTCTCCTCAGCCTGCAGAGATGGA ATGCTCCGACACccagctggcccagggcagAAAGCAGGTGGCCAAGAAAAGCACTTCCTTCCGTCCTGGCTCCGTGGGCTCCGGGCACTCGTCCCCATCCTCCCCTGtccttggggacaccccagcagcCGCGAGGGCCCTCCCAGCCCCGCAGCACCg CGTCCCCAGCAGcgtccccagcagtgtccccagcagcgtCCCCAGCAGcgtcccctcccagcccttccacGGCATGATGGACCGCGTTCCCAACGAGCCGTCCTACCGAGCCCCTCTGGAGAAGCTCTTCTACCTTCCGCATGTGTGCAGCTACGCGTGCCTGGCGCGGGTGCGGCCGGTGCGCAGCGATCAGTACCGCAGCCGCAACCCGCTGCTCATCCCGCTGCTCTACGACTTCCGCCGCATGACGGCGCGGCGCCGCGTCAACCGCAAGATGGGATTCCACGTGCTCTACAAAACGCCCTGCGGGCTCTGCCTGCGCTCCATGCACGAGATCGAGCGCTACCTCTTCGAGACGGACTGCGACTTCTTGTTCCTGGAGATGTTCTGCCTGGATCCCTACGTGCTGGTGGATCGCAAGTTCCAGCCCTACAAGCCTTACTACTACATCGCGGATATCACCAAGGGCAAGGAGGACGTGCCCCTGTCGTGCGTCAACGAGATCGACAGCACGCCGCCGCCGCAGGTGGCCTACAGCAAGGAGAGGATCCCCGGGAAAGGGGTGTACATCAACACCAGCTGGGAGTTCCTCGTGGGCTGTGACTGCAAGGATGGCTGCAGGGACAA ATCCAGGTGTGCCTGTCACCAGCTGACCATCCAGGCCAGTGGCTGCACCCCTGGAGGGCAAATCAACCCCAACTCAGGCTACCAGCACAAGCGGCTGGAGGAATGTCTTCCAACAGG TGTTTATGAGTGCAACAAGAGGTGCAAGTGCAACGTGAACATGTGCACCAACCGCCTGGTCCAGCACGGCCTCCAGGTGCGGCTGCAGCTCTTCAAGACCCAGAACAAAGGTTGGGGCATTCGCTGCCTCGACGACATCGCCAAGGGCTCCTTTGTCTGCATCTACGCAG GGAAAATCCTGACGGATGACTTTGCTGACAaagaggggctggagatgggTGATGAGTACTTTGCCAACCTGGACCACATCGAGAGCGTGGAGAACTTCAAGGAGGGCTACGAGAGCGACGCCAAGTGCTCCTCGGACAACAGCGGTGTGGACCTCAAGGACGACGACGACGACGAGGAGAACACGGGCAcggaggagctggaggaatcCAACGAGGACAGCTCTGATGACAACTTCTGCAAGGACGAGAACTTCAGCACCAGCTCGGTGCTGCGCAGCTACGCCACGCGCCGGCAGACGCGCGGCCAGCGCGACCACGGCCCCTCGGAAACGGCCTCCAAGGACTCGGGGCTCACACGGTCCCCCAGCCATGAGGAGCCCACCACAGCACCCCCCTGCAAGCTGCCAGTGTCTGAGGAGATCTCCAAGAACAAAGTGGCCTCGTGGCTGAGCTCCAACAGCGTGGCTGAGAGCTTGCAGGACAGCAATGATGCCTCGTCCTTCAGGGTGGGTGAAGGGGGAGAAACCAAGGCTGTGAAGATGGAGATgcctgcagagagggagaagggctGTGCTTCCACGCCAGGAGATCTGAATGGAGAGGCAAAGGCACCCAAGAAGGAG GAACCCGAAGAATCAACCAAAATTCCTGG ggggagcagcctgggaaggaggTACGGCTACAACCCCTGTcctcccaggctggaggggatCCGCAGGCCCATCAGCGGCACGGTGCTGCTGCAAAGCCGCCGGCGATCCCTGGCCCCACCGCCCCCCTCAGAG AACGTGCTGCTGGTGTCGAGCAGCACCGACAGCgaggaggagcacagggcagggcaggcccCGGGCGCAGCCAACGACAGCGACGACATCCAGACCATTTCCTCAGGATccgaggaggaggaaggggaggacaAGAAAAATCCATCATCTGGGTCAG GTCCCGTGAAGAGGCAGGTGGCTGTGAAATCCACCCGAGGCTTCGCCCTGAAATCCACCCACGGCATCGCCATCAAATCCACGCCGCTGGCGGCGGCCGACAAGGGCGAGAGCGCGGGGCCCGTGCGGCGCAGCACGCGGCAGTTCTACGATGGCGAGGAGAACTGCTACATCATCGACGCCAAGCTCGAGGGCAACCTGGGCCGCTACCTCAAC cacagctgcaccCCAAACCTGTTTGTGCAGAACGTTTTTGTGGACACCCACGACCTTCGCTTCCCCTGGGTCGCCTTCTTTGCCAGCAA gagGATCCGAGCTGGCACGGAGCTGACCTGGGATTACAACTACGAGGTTGGCAGCGTGGagggcaaggagctgctgtgctgctgcgGGGCCATCGACTGCCGGGGCCgcctgctctga
- the LOC115913250 gene encoding cortexin domain-containing 1-like, translating into METPTVLPAMDVDKAVATAFVVLLGLFLLAMTVRCARLVVDPYSAIPTSTWEEEPIN; encoded by the coding sequence ATGGAGACCCCCACGGTGCTGCCCGCCATGGACGTGGACAAAGCCGTGGCCACGGCCTtcgtggtgctgctggggctcttcCTCCTGGCCATGACCGTGCGCTGCGCCCGCCTCGTGGTGGATCCCTACAGCGCCATTCCCACCTCCACCTGGGAGGAGGAACCCATCAACTga
- the SETDB1 gene encoding histone-lysine N-methyltransferase SETDB1 isoform X3 has product MDCQDIKELQQEVMEELGISMEELREIIDKEVENSEWVRQRKQQLEELEQCMRHKEEEVAHVDQLIDDAVRAMDKCEMLAKELYSMMGLQYRESSSEDEAPAATEVIEIPDEEDDDVMSVDSGWKRSSSCPRISRDQSLLREAMAAMRKSARDVAKFMDAVNKKTNLQEAQKDAQPPQEPPGTAQPVTVPAAPSNDLNTDGDLKVGMRILGKKRTKTWHKGTLIAIQTVGAGKKYKVKFDNKGKSLLSGNHIAYDYHPSAERHHVGRRVVARYKDGNQMWLYAGIVAETPNVKNKDRFLIFFDDGYASYVKEWELYPVCRPLKKAWEDIEDVSCRDFIEEYITAYPNRPMVLLKNGQLIKTEWEGTWWKSRVEEVDGSLVKILFLEALPMGTSSVSFSFPQEDRRCEWIYRGSTRLEPMFSMKTSTASTQEKKQSGQTRTRPNVGAVRSKGPVVQYTQDLAGAGPQYKTPEPAARPTSPQPAEMERWPPAALCPSTWTDLLADLAGNSGSAVGPGGHGAIHGQAAARGPRGTFPELQAEGGLEEGGTRLGDEGSVLEDTREPGNVLEDFLGEGEALPVHFCQRCGFPIRIYGRLAPCQHVFCSACALLVGHQGGRTCPSCEQPVQEVNLYSPQAFQV; this is encoded by the exons ATGGATTGCCAGGACatcaaggagctgcagcaggaggtgatGGAGGAGCTTGGAATCTCCATGGAGGAGCTGCGGGAAATCATCGACAAAGAAGTGGAGAATTCCGAATGGGTGAGGCAGcggaagcagcagctggaggagctggagcagtgcaTGAGGcacaaggaggaggaggtggcccACGTTGACCAGCTCATTGACGATGCTGTGAG GGCCATGGACAAGTGCGAGATGCTGGCCAAGGAGCTGTACTCCATGATGGGCCTGCAGTACCGGGAGAGCAGCTCGGAGGACGAggctccagcagccacagaagTGATCGAGATCCCCGACGAGGAGGATGATGATGTCATGAGCGTGGACTCAGGCTGGAAACGCA GCAGCAGCTGTCCCAGAATCTCCAGGGATCAGAGTCTG ctGAGGGAAGCAATGGCTGCCATGAGGAAATCTGCCCGGGATGTTGCAAAATTCATGGATGCTGTAAACAAGAAAACCAACTTGCAGGAAGCACAGAAAG ATGCACAACCCCCTCAGGaacctcctggcactgcccagcccgtcactgtgcctgcagcccctaGCAATGATCTCAACACTGATGGGGACCTCAAAGTGGgcatgaggattttggggaaaaaaagaaccaagACGTGGCACAAGGGGACGTTGATTGCCATCCAGACAGTTG GTGCTGGCAAGAAATACAAAGTGAAATTTGATAACAAAGGGAAGAGTTTGCTCTCGGGCAACCACATTGCCTACGATTACCACCCATCTGCTGAGAGGCACCACGTGGGCAGGAGGGTGGTGGCCAGGTACAAGGATGGCAATCAGATGTGGCTCTATGCTGGGATCGTGGCTGAAACCCCCAATGTCAAGAATAAAGACAG gttCCTGATTTTCTTTGACGATGGCTACGCGTCGTACGTGAAGGAGTGGGAGCTGTACCCGGTCTGCCGGCCAC TAAAAAAGGCCTGGGAAGACATTGAGGATGTTTCCTGTCGGGATTTCATTGAGGAATACATCACTGCCTACCCCAACCGGCCCATGGTACTGCTGAAGAATGGGCAGCTGATCAAAACCGAGTGGGAAGGCACCTGGTGGAAATCCAGAGTGGAAGAAGTGGATGGAAGTCTggtgaaaatccttttcctg GAAGCTCTTCCCATGGGAACTTCAAgtgtttccttctccttcccacaAGAGGACAGACGTTGTGAGTGGATTTACCGAGGTTCCACACGCCTCGAGCCCATGTTCAGCATGAAAACTTCCACAGCTTCCACccaggaaaagaagcaaagtgGGCAGACCAGGACTCGTCCCAACGTTG GTGCTGTGAGGAGCAAGGGCCCTGTGGTCCAGTACACCCAGGATTTAGCAGGAGCTGGTCCCCAGTACAAGActccagagccagctgcacGTCCCACGTCTCCTCAGCCTGCAGAGATGGA GCGCTGGCCCCCGGCTGCCTTGTGTCCCTCCACTTGGACTGACCTGCTTGCTGACCTCGCTGGGAATTCGGGATCAGCGGTCGGTCCCGGTGGGCACGGAGCAATCCACGGCCAAGCCGCTGCCAGGGGCCCAAGGGGGACATTCCCGGAGCTGCAGGCTGAAGGAGGCCTGGAGGAAGGAGGAACTCGGCTTGGTGATGAAGGGAGTGTGTTGGAGGACACCAGGGAACCTGGGAATGTGCTCGAGGACTTTTTAGGGGAGGGAGAGGCTCTCCCAGTTCATTTTTGTCAGCGCTGTGGATTTCCCATCCGGATTTATGGGCGCCTGGCCCCGTGCCAGCACgttttctgctctgcctgtgccctgctggtggGGCACCAGGGAGGCAGGACATgtcccagctgtgagcagcctgtgcaggaGGTCAATCTTTACTCCCCACAGGCTTTCCAGGTGTAG
- the SETDB1 gene encoding histone-lysine N-methyltransferase SETDB1 isoform X1, whose product MDCQDIKELQQEVMEELGISMEELREIIDKEVENSEWVRQRKQQLEELEQCMRHKEEEVAHVDQLIDDAVRAMDKCEMLAKELYSMMGLQYRESSSEDEAPAATEVIEIPDEEDDDVMSVDSGWKRSSSCPRISRDQSLLREAMAAMRKSARDVAKFMDAVNKKTNLQEAQKDAQPPQEPPGTAQPVTVPAAPSNDLNTDGDLKVGMRILGKKRTKTWHKGTLIAIQTVGAGKKYKVKFDNKGKSLLSGNHIAYDYHPSAERHHVGRRVVARYKDGNQMWLYAGIVAETPNVKNKDRFLIFFDDGYASYVKEWELYPVCRPLKKAWEDIEDVSCRDFIEEYITAYPNRPMVLLKNGQLIKTEWEGTWWKSRVEEVDGSLVKILFLEALPMGTSSVSFSFPQEDRRCEWIYRGSTRLEPMFSMKTSTASTQEKKQSGQTRTRPNVGAVRSKGPVVQYTQDLAGAGPQYKTPEPAARPTSPQPAEMECSDTQLAQGRKQVAKKSTSFRPGSVGSGHSSPSSPVLGDTPAAARALPAPQHRVPSSVPSSVPSSVPSSVPSQPFHGMMDRVPNEPSYRAPLEKLFYLPHVCSYACLARVRPVRSDQYRSRNPLLIPLLYDFRRMTARRRVNRKMGFHVLYKTPCGLCLRSMHEIERYLFETDCDFLFLEMFCLDPYVLVDRKFQPYKPYYYIADITKGKEDVPLSCVNEIDSTPPPQVAYSKERIPGKGVYINTSWEFLVGCDCKDGCRDKSRCACHQLTIQASGCTPGGQINPNSGYQHKRLEECLPTGVYECNKRCKCNVNMCTNRLVQHGLQVRLQLFKTQNKGWGIRCLDDIAKGSFVCIYAGKILTDDFADKEGLEMGDEYFANLDHIESVENFKEGYESDAKCSSDNSGVDLKDDDDDEENTGTEELEESNEDSSDDNFCKDENFSTSSVLRSYATRRQTRGQRDHGPSETASKDSGLTRSPSHEEPTTAPPCKLPVSEEISKNKVASWLSSNSVAESLQDSNDASSFRVGEGGETKAVKMEMPAEREKGCASTPGDLNGEAKAPKKEEPEESTKIPGGSSLGRRYGYNPCPPRLEGIRRPISGTVLLQSRRRSLAPPPPSENVLLVSSSTDSEEEHRAGQAPGAANDSDDIQTISSGSEEEEGEDKKNPSSGSAGPVKRQVAVKSTRGFALKSTHGIAIKSTPLAAADKGESAGPVRRSTRQFYDGEENCYIIDAKLEGNLGRYLNHSCTPNLFVQNVFVDTHDLRFPWVAFFASKRIRAGTELTWDYNYEVGSVEGKELLCCCGAIDCRGRLL is encoded by the exons ATGGATTGCCAGGACatcaaggagctgcagcaggaggtgatGGAGGAGCTTGGAATCTCCATGGAGGAGCTGCGGGAAATCATCGACAAAGAAGTGGAGAATTCCGAATGGGTGAGGCAGcggaagcagcagctggaggagctggagcagtgcaTGAGGcacaaggaggaggaggtggcccACGTTGACCAGCTCATTGACGATGCTGTGAG GGCCATGGACAAGTGCGAGATGCTGGCCAAGGAGCTGTACTCCATGATGGGCCTGCAGTACCGGGAGAGCAGCTCGGAGGACGAggctccagcagccacagaagTGATCGAGATCCCCGACGAGGAGGATGATGATGTCATGAGCGTGGACTCAGGCTGGAAACGCA GCAGCAGCTGTCCCAGAATCTCCAGGGATCAGAGTCTG ctGAGGGAAGCAATGGCTGCCATGAGGAAATCTGCCCGGGATGTTGCAAAATTCATGGATGCTGTAAACAAGAAAACCAACTTGCAGGAAGCACAGAAAG ATGCACAACCCCCTCAGGaacctcctggcactgcccagcccgtcactgtgcctgcagcccctaGCAATGATCTCAACACTGATGGGGACCTCAAAGTGGgcatgaggattttggggaaaaaaagaaccaagACGTGGCACAAGGGGACGTTGATTGCCATCCAGACAGTTG GTGCTGGCAAGAAATACAAAGTGAAATTTGATAACAAAGGGAAGAGTTTGCTCTCGGGCAACCACATTGCCTACGATTACCACCCATCTGCTGAGAGGCACCACGTGGGCAGGAGGGTGGTGGCCAGGTACAAGGATGGCAATCAGATGTGGCTCTATGCTGGGATCGTGGCTGAAACCCCCAATGTCAAGAATAAAGACAG gttCCTGATTTTCTTTGACGATGGCTACGCGTCGTACGTGAAGGAGTGGGAGCTGTACCCGGTCTGCCGGCCAC TAAAAAAGGCCTGGGAAGACATTGAGGATGTTTCCTGTCGGGATTTCATTGAGGAATACATCACTGCCTACCCCAACCGGCCCATGGTACTGCTGAAGAATGGGCAGCTGATCAAAACCGAGTGGGAAGGCACCTGGTGGAAATCCAGAGTGGAAGAAGTGGATGGAAGTCTggtgaaaatccttttcctg GAAGCTCTTCCCATGGGAACTTCAAgtgtttccttctccttcccacaAGAGGACAGACGTTGTGAGTGGATTTACCGAGGTTCCACACGCCTCGAGCCCATGTTCAGCATGAAAACTTCCACAGCTTCCACccaggaaaagaagcaaagtgGGCAGACCAGGACTCGTCCCAACGTTG GTGCTGTGAGGAGCAAGGGCCCTGTGGTCCAGTACACCCAGGATTTAGCAGGAGCTGGTCCCCAGTACAAGActccagagccagctgcacGTCCCACGTCTCCTCAGCCTGCAGAGATGGA ATGCTCCGACACccagctggcccagggcagAAAGCAGGTGGCCAAGAAAAGCACTTCCTTCCGTCCTGGCTCCGTGGGCTCCGGGCACTCGTCCCCATCCTCCCCTGtccttggggacaccccagcagcCGCGAGGGCCCTCCCAGCCCCGCAGCACCg CGTCCCCAGCAGcgtccccagcagtgtccccagcagcgtCCCCAGCAGcgtcccctcccagcccttccacGGCATGATGGACCGCGTTCCCAACGAGCCGTCCTACCGAGCCCCTCTGGAGAAGCTCTTCTACCTTCCGCATGTGTGCAGCTACGCGTGCCTGGCGCGGGTGCGGCCGGTGCGCAGCGATCAGTACCGCAGCCGCAACCCGCTGCTCATCCCGCTGCTCTACGACTTCCGCCGCATGACGGCGCGGCGCCGCGTCAACCGCAAGATGGGATTCCACGTGCTCTACAAAACGCCCTGCGGGCTCTGCCTGCGCTCCATGCACGAGATCGAGCGCTACCTCTTCGAGACGGACTGCGACTTCTTGTTCCTGGAGATGTTCTGCCTGGATCCCTACGTGCTGGTGGATCGCAAGTTCCAGCCCTACAAGCCTTACTACTACATCGCGGATATCACCAAGGGCAAGGAGGACGTGCCCCTGTCGTGCGTCAACGAGATCGACAGCACGCCGCCGCCGCAGGTGGCCTACAGCAAGGAGAGGATCCCCGGGAAAGGGGTGTACATCAACACCAGCTGGGAGTTCCTCGTGGGCTGTGACTGCAAGGATGGCTGCAGGGACAA ATCCAGGTGTGCCTGTCACCAGCTGACCATCCAGGCCAGTGGCTGCACCCCTGGAGGGCAAATCAACCCCAACTCAGGCTACCAGCACAAGCGGCTGGAGGAATGTCTTCCAACAGG TGTTTATGAGTGCAACAAGAGGTGCAAGTGCAACGTGAACATGTGCACCAACCGCCTGGTCCAGCACGGCCTCCAGGTGCGGCTGCAGCTCTTCAAGACCCAGAACAAAGGTTGGGGCATTCGCTGCCTCGACGACATCGCCAAGGGCTCCTTTGTCTGCATCTACGCAG GGAAAATCCTGACGGATGACTTTGCTGACAaagaggggctggagatgggTGATGAGTACTTTGCCAACCTGGACCACATCGAGAGCGTGGAGAACTTCAAGGAGGGCTACGAGAGCGACGCCAAGTGCTCCTCGGACAACAGCGGTGTGGACCTCAAGGACGACGACGACGACGAGGAGAACACGGGCAcggaggagctggaggaatcCAACGAGGACAGCTCTGATGACAACTTCTGCAAGGACGAGAACTTCAGCACCAGCTCGGTGCTGCGCAGCTACGCCACGCGCCGGCAGACGCGCGGCCAGCGCGACCACGGCCCCTCGGAAACGGCCTCCAAGGACTCGGGGCTCACACGGTCCCCCAGCCATGAGGAGCCCACCACAGCACCCCCCTGCAAGCTGCCAGTGTCTGAGGAGATCTCCAAGAACAAAGTGGCCTCGTGGCTGAGCTCCAACAGCGTGGCTGAGAGCTTGCAGGACAGCAATGATGCCTCGTCCTTCAGGGTGGGTGAAGGGGGAGAAACCAAGGCTGTGAAGATGGAGATgcctgcagagagggagaagggctGTGCTTCCACGCCAGGAGATCTGAATGGAGAGGCAAAGGCACCCAAGAAGGAG GAACCCGAAGAATCAACCAAAATTCCTGG ggggagcagcctgggaaggaggTACGGCTACAACCCCTGTcctcccaggctggaggggatCCGCAGGCCCATCAGCGGCACGGTGCTGCTGCAAAGCCGCCGGCGATCCCTGGCCCCACCGCCCCCCTCAGAG AACGTGCTGCTGGTGTCGAGCAGCACCGACAGCgaggaggagcacagggcagggcaggcccCGGGCGCAGCCAACGACAGCGACGACATCCAGACCATTTCCTCAGGATccgaggaggaggaaggggaggacaAGAAAAATCCATCATCTGGGTCAG CAGGTCCCGTGAAGAGGCAGGTGGCTGTGAAATCCACCCGAGGCTTCGCCCTGAAATCCACCCACGGCATCGCCATCAAATCCACGCCGCTGGCGGCGGCCGACAAGGGCGAGAGCGCGGGGCCCGTGCGGCGCAGCACGCGGCAGTTCTACGATGGCGAGGAGAACTGCTACATCATCGACGCCAAGCTCGAGGGCAACCTGGGCCGCTACCTCAAC cacagctgcaccCCAAACCTGTTTGTGCAGAACGTTTTTGTGGACACCCACGACCTTCGCTTCCCCTGGGTCGCCTTCTTTGCCAGCAA gagGATCCGAGCTGGCACGGAGCTGACCTGGGATTACAACTACGAGGTTGGCAGCGTGGagggcaaggagctgctgtgctgctgcgGGGCCATCGACTGCCGGGGCCgcctgctctga